The Tautonia rosea genome contains a region encoding:
- the ppdK gene encoding pyruvate, phosphate dikinase, which yields MSDPQKHVYSFGAGQAEGTAKMKELLGGKGANLAEMSAIGIPVPPGFTITTEVCDLYYKNGQTFPDGLESQVSAALAKMEEAYGSKLGDPSNPLLVSVRSGAALSMPGMMNTILNLGLSDASTEGLAKKTGNPRFAYDGYRRLIDMFGSVVMNVDHEHFEHELQSLKDEKGVKLDTELSADDLKELVRRYKAVYEKHVGTGFPQDPMEQLWKAVQAVFRSWMGKKAIEYRRIEKITGLKGTAVNVQAMVFGNTGNTSGTGVAFTRDPNTGENVFYGDFLINAQGEDVVAGIRTPEHIADLEGEMPAVYKQLMEIRSKLESHYKEMQDIEFTIEDGTLYMLQTRTGKRTGTAAVKIAVDMVHEGLIDEKTAVQRVNPDSLNHLLLPQLDPKAGVTPVARGIAASPGAASGKVVLTAEDAVAQREANPNVKLLLVRKETSPEDVAGMDAAAGILTSTGGKASHAAVVARGWGKPCVVGCEAIRIQEKDGQITVDGQVVKAGDFLTINGTTGDVMIGEVPTIPPKMAGDFAVLMEWADKYRTLKIRTNADNPKDSTKAREFGAEGIGLCRTEHMFFEGQRIIDMRKMILADTEADRRKALDSLEPYQRDDFIGIFEAMAGLPVTIRLLDPPLHEFLPHDDAGQQEVARQLGIDVQKVKDRVESLHEFNPMLGFRGCRLAVRYPEILEMQVRAIIEAAIAVKKKGIEVLPEIMIPLVGTVEEMALLRQETDRVAKQTIEKAGTPVEYLVGTMIEVPRAALTADKIAEHAEFFSFGTNDLTQMTFGYSRDDIRSFMSSYLEKKILPEDPFQSLDETGVGQLVAMGVQKGRSTGKTKDGPLKIGICGEHGGDPASVAFCHKVGLDYVSCSPFRVPIARLAAAQAAINDGATVSRDR from the coding sequence ATGTCCGATCCCCAGAAACACGTTTACTCGTTTGGTGCAGGACAGGCCGAGGGCACGGCCAAGATGAAGGAACTGCTCGGCGGCAAGGGAGCCAACCTCGCCGAGATGAGCGCCATCGGCATCCCCGTGCCTCCGGGCTTCACGATCACCACGGAAGTCTGCGACCTCTATTACAAGAACGGGCAAACCTTCCCCGACGGCCTCGAATCTCAGGTCTCGGCCGCCCTGGCCAAGATGGAAGAGGCCTACGGATCGAAACTTGGCGATCCGAGCAACCCCTTGCTCGTCAGTGTCCGCTCCGGCGCCGCCCTGTCGATGCCGGGCATGATGAACACCATTTTGAATCTTGGTCTCTCCGACGCCTCGACCGAGGGCCTCGCCAAGAAAACCGGCAATCCTCGCTTCGCCTACGACGGTTACCGCCGCTTGATCGACATGTTCGGCTCCGTCGTCATGAACGTCGATCACGAGCACTTCGAGCACGAGCTGCAATCGCTCAAGGACGAAAAAGGGGTCAAGCTCGACACCGAGCTGTCGGCCGACGACCTCAAGGAACTGGTTCGCCGCTACAAGGCTGTATATGAGAAGCACGTCGGCACCGGCTTCCCGCAAGACCCGATGGAACAGCTCTGGAAGGCCGTTCAAGCCGTCTTCCGCAGCTGGATGGGCAAGAAGGCGATCGAGTACCGCCGGATCGAGAAGATCACCGGCCTGAAGGGCACCGCCGTCAATGTTCAGGCGATGGTCTTCGGCAACACCGGCAATACCTCTGGCACCGGCGTTGCCTTCACCCGAGACCCGAACACCGGCGAGAACGTCTTCTACGGCGACTTCCTCATCAACGCCCAGGGGGAAGATGTCGTCGCTGGCATCCGGACCCCCGAGCACATCGCCGATCTCGAAGGCGAAATGCCTGCGGTGTACAAGCAGTTGATGGAGATTCGGTCCAAGCTCGAATCCCATTACAAGGAAATGCAGGATATCGAGTTCACGATCGAGGACGGCACCCTCTACATGCTCCAGACCCGGACCGGCAAGCGCACCGGGACGGCCGCCGTCAAGATCGCCGTCGACATGGTCCACGAAGGGCTGATCGACGAGAAGACCGCCGTGCAGCGGGTCAATCCCGATAGCCTCAACCACCTGCTGCTTCCCCAGCTTGACCCGAAGGCCGGCGTCACCCCGGTGGCCCGAGGCATCGCCGCCAGCCCCGGCGCCGCCTCCGGCAAGGTCGTGCTGACGGCCGAAGACGCCGTCGCCCAGCGTGAGGCGAACCCGAACGTCAAGCTGTTGCTCGTCCGCAAGGAGACCAGCCCCGAAGACGTTGCCGGCATGGACGCCGCCGCCGGCATCCTCACCTCGACCGGCGGCAAGGCCAGCCACGCAGCGGTCGTCGCCCGAGGCTGGGGCAAGCCCTGCGTCGTCGGCTGCGAGGCCATCCGCATCCAGGAGAAGGATGGGCAGATCACCGTTGATGGCCAGGTCGTCAAGGCTGGCGATTTCCTCACCATCAACGGCACCACCGGCGACGTCATGATCGGCGAGGTGCCCACCATCCCCCCCAAGATGGCCGGCGACTTTGCCGTCCTCATGGAGTGGGCCGACAAGTACCGGACCCTCAAGATCCGGACCAACGCCGATAACCCGAAGGACTCCACCAAGGCCCGAGAGTTCGGGGCCGAGGGGATCGGCCTTTGCCGGACGGAGCACATGTTCTTCGAGGGTCAGCGCATCATCGACATGCGCAAAATGATCCTCGCCGATACCGAGGCCGACCGCCGCAAGGCCCTCGACTCGCTCGAACCGTATCAGCGCGACGACTTCATCGGCATCTTCGAAGCCATGGCCGGCCTGCCGGTTACGATTCGATTGCTTGACCCGCCCTTGCACGAGTTCCTGCCGCACGACGACGCCGGGCAGCAGGAAGTCGCCCGCCAGCTCGGCATCGATGTGCAGAAGGTCAAGGACCGCGTTGAGTCGCTCCATGAGTTCAACCCGATGCTCGGCTTCCGCGGCTGCCGACTGGCCGTCCGCTACCCCGAGATCCTTGAGATGCAGGTCCGCGCCATCATCGAAGCGGCCATCGCCGTCAAGAAGAAGGGGATCGAGGTCCTGCCTGAGATCATGATCCCCCTCGTCGGCACGGTGGAGGAGATGGCCCTGCTCCGCCAGGAAACAGATCGCGTTGCCAAGCAAACCATCGAGAAGGCCGGTACCCCCGTCGAGTACCTTGTCGGCACGATGATCGAGGTCCCTCGCGCTGCCCTGACCGCCGACAAGATCGCCGAGCACGCCGAGTTCTTCTCCTTCGGCACCAACGACCTGACCCAGATGACCTTCGGCTACAGCCGAGACGACATCCGGTCGTTCATGAGCTCGTACCTGGAGAAGAAGATCCTCCCCGAAGACCCCTTCCAGTCGCTCGACGAGACCGGCGTCGGCCAGCTCGTCGCCATGGGCGTCCAGAAAGGGCGATCAACGGGCAAGACCAAGGACGGC